A region of the Fulvia fulva chromosome 7, complete sequence genome:
CTACTACGCAGTATCGACAGGAAGCTATCACAACTCCACCATACCATACTACAAGTCTACCCAAACATGGCCAACACCCACTCCGAGCTCGCTGATGCGCAGGATCGCTTCAGCAGAGTTCAGGAGAGTCTACTCAGATGCATCGACGACCGCCGCGATCTCCGAGCTGAGCTCGAGGCGGTTAGGGATGAGCTGGTTACTCTTGACGAGTTCTGTCGCGGACCGGGATACGATGACTTCATCGATCGATATCGATATACCCAGCGTCGCTTTGAAGATCtgaaggaagactacgccGAGAACACGGAAAGAATTCGCAGACTTGAGGCGGCGGCCGAGCGCGCTGAAGATGAGGTTGATGACATCGAGAACAGACTCAGGCGCGAGCGCGAGCAAGGAGGCAGCCGATCGTCCAGAACTCACCGTCACAACTACTCATCCGCATCTCCCGATGGAGGTCACCACAGGTCCTCACACTCTCGTCGTCATGAGGGGCACGAAGACAGCCGCCGCCGGCATCGTTCTCGTGAGACGAGACCCGATTTCGACAGTTCGCGCGAAAGCAGGCAAGGTCCGTCGACTTATCGTTATCACTATGGATACTCCTCTCCTTTCTCGCACAGAGAGCGGGAGGAAGAGTCGTCGCAGCACAGCCGATCTGAAAGGTATGAGGACAGCTCTCGCGGCTACTACACTCGCGAGACGAGACCCGACTTTGCTAGCTCTTCACGATCAGCAAGGCCGGATATGCCGCGGGACTCGCACTCTCGTCACGAGAGCCGTCGACACGGAAGCCATCGACACGGAAGCCATCGACACGAAAGCCATCGACACGAGAGCCATCGACACGAAAGCCACCGCCACGACGAACGCACCCACCACTCCTCCCACCGTCCTCAAGACTCCTCCCGGGCCAGACAACCACCCCCAAACCCAACACCCGAACCCACTCAAGGCCCATCCATACCATTCCCACCCTCCATGCAGACCATCGCAGGCTGGCGCAAGAACGTCGACCAATGCTTCGCCGACTACTCCAAGATTGAGAAGTTTCCACGTCCGCCAGTCTCGCAGGGTCCCGACTGGGCGAAGAATCTGAAGACTCTACTTCTTTGTTTGGAGGATTTCGATCTCAAGAAGGAACGGCTTCGATGGCACCCGGACAAGTTTAGTAATTGCAGGGAGGAGAAGCGGGAGGAGTGGAAGGGGTTGGCGAATGATGTTTTCTGTGTTGTGAGTGAAGCGAAGAAGGAGAGGGAGGGATAGGGGGGTAGATGGAGCTTTAGGAAGAGGTTAGATGGGCTGTATGCTGTATGCTGATGTATGATTCTTGATCCGTGCTGATTCTTCCTTTTTGTGATCTTTGTACGTTGCTGACGggaagaggaaggtcgtgTGGTCGTGATGTGCAGGGATACATAGCCGGAGGTCTGTGATTGGAGCTTGGCGTGCATACGCTAGCCTATGGCTCTGGTGGCCGATTGCGCCTCGCTGGCGGCCTTCACTTCCTTCCTTTCTCGTTCCTTCCAACCCATCTCCAATGGAGCACAGTCCGCGATGGTGCTTCATTGGAACCACGCTTCGAGTCCGAGACTGGAAGATGACAAGACGCCCCTGATACAGCGTGACAGTACCTCTGCGATGGCCGCACCGAACATGATTACCATCGAGACTCGACGCATGATACTTCGTGCCGCTGAGCAGGAGGATGCCATTGCGCTCCATCAGATCATGAGCGATGCAGAGACTATGAGATTCTGGTACACATTCGATATGCTGTTTTGGCACTCACATTGACGGTAGCCTATAGGAGCGAGCTGCCTCATGCTGATCTTGCACGCACAAAAGCCTGGGTATCGTCAATGTTACGATCAACTCAGAACGGCGTAACAGACTTCATGATCTGCTTGAAGAGTGATATTGGTGGTGTCCTTACTATTCCGGAACGTGCAAGACCACGCATCATTGGCAAGGTCGGCATCTTTCGAGCTCGTCCTTCACACGAGATCGGCTTCGTGTTGGATCGCAGCTATTGGGGCAAAGATCTGGCGACAGAGGCATTGACGACACTTTTGGCTTACCTATTCAGCTTGAAAAAGGGCTACGTGGTCGACACCGCGCTGAATACGACCGGCTTAGATCCACACGTGAACCTGTCTGATGAGGAGCTGCGAAGTCCCTGGATGTACCCAGCGATCACGGCGGATACTGAGCCACGAAACGCAGCAAGCATCGGTCTCCTAAAGAAGCTCGGCTTTGTGGAGACCGGGCGTGTTGAGAGGAGCTTCAGGCTGGGCGATGAGTGGCAAGACACGCTGTACTTGCGCCTCACACGCGAGAAATGGCTCGATGAAGACAAGTAGAACCGAGCAGATCAAGCTCTGCAGCAAAGTGACGGATCGACGCTGTGTCTGATCCCGACATTGCACTGAAAGACTTCATTGGTAGCCGTTCAAGGTGGAGACTACATTGCATGCGTCAGGTCGGATCGTGAAGCCCCCAGGGCTGGAGTCGAGTGAATGCAGACGATACAGATAATTGTGGGGACACCAAGCTGCTGTCTGCATTGTGCAGACTTTTCATGACTACTTCAAGAGGCCGCCGCTCTTCTTCTTGTGCGAACATCCAACGACAAATTGGCTAGCGATACGAGCACCACAACCAACACTACCGCCACCACCATGGCTGAGACAGCACACCCCAACCACAGCTCCGAAGAATGGCTCAACGAGAAGCTTCCGGTGGAAGTCCAAAAGCGGATCTCCGACTACCTCGAACTGCGTGACAAGCTCGCTCTTCGTACAGTGTTTCCGAAAACGCAGCACGAGTTCGTCGACAACGCACTGATGGTACTTTCCCCGACCCCTTGCTGTGGGATGAGCTGACATCGCCTTAGGACACCGTCAACACACTCTATGTCTCTCCAAGCAAGAATTCTCTCGACAACTTCAAACTCGTCTGCAGCACCAAGTACTACCAACAGCGTGTCACTCACGTGGTCTTCGTACCAAAAGCCATTGGAGACGAGGACTTCCGCGAAATCAAGTCCTTCAAGAAGTACCGCGAGCAGGTGCCAGCACTGAGTATTGAAGATGCGCGACACAGCTTTTGCATCTACCGAGATCTTGTCACGAGCGGCAAGAGGTCAGTCTCTCTCGCCATGTACGATCAGGGTCCGACGAAGTCTGTGGTTGAGCTCCTCCGCGATGGCATGAAGAAGCTTCCAAAGCTTGCAGCTGCCTCTGTCGCTACCGCCATCACTCATGATGGTATCAACGCCAACCCTCTCTGGTACAGCGAGGAGTTTGGTCGGAGTAAGGAAGCACTGGGTCATTATGTCGTCGAACAGGACACAGCAAGTCGAGCTGCAGTCAGCGCACTTGGCTCGTCTTCAGATGATGGTATCGACTCCTTCTTCGAGGCGCTCGGCTCTGCCAAGCTCAAGCTTGAGAGCTTGACGCTTGGTGAGGGCATGGCCAGACAACTGTACTCCGAGATCCAAATCTGCACTGGCTTCGACGACGACTGTCTGAAGTCGATCTTCTCCAAAGTCAAGAAGCTATCCGTCGCCTACAAAGACCTAAATGAGCATGATTTCAGCTACATGTGGCAGCATATCGCTGAGATCGCCGTCAACCTCAGAGAGCTTACGCTCTACAACGGCGCCGCCATCTACGACTCTTTCTGGCGTACCCCTGGCGATGGTGTTCCAGTTCTTGATCACTTTCTCCATTTCGGTCAGTTCCCGAAGCTCGAGAAGTTGCACGTCCAGGGCGACCACATCAAGCCGGGCATACTCAATTCGGAGCATTTCAAGCACTTCCTGAACAAGCACCGAGACATTCGATCCATCGTCGTTCAAGATATGCTGTTTTCTGGATACGCTGGAGACATCTGCGCGGACATGAAATCAGTGTTCGAGCACGCTCGAAGCAAGATGAGCAAGGACGCCACCTTCAGCATGAAGGTTCATCGACGAGACGAGCATGCCGATGGAGGGCTCTGCACCTTTGACGGCCGAAGCGACTGTGACGGAACCTGTGAGATGTATCTTGTCCATGGTCGCACTTGGATGGAGCGATCAGAGCTCGAAGGTCTAGCACATGAGCTGAAGGTGGAGCTGGTCGACGGCAGTTGGGACTTTGGCGCCTATGTTATGCGTGCATAAGCATATTTTGGCATGCGTGACGAGTAGAGAAGGCAAGGGCTGCTGAAAAGGttcgctaccgctaccgtcgCGAGTGCTTGTGGGTCTCAGCTACTGCCGCAACCAATGGGTCCGTCCTCTGCCTCCCTATCACCGAGAAAAAGCACTTGTCATACGACCGGGAAGGCCTCCATGACTTGTTACCGCGATAGAACTCCTTGAGATAGGCTGATACACTGACTGACTTGATTTCATACACATCGCCCCCACTCACTTCGGGCCAGCAGAATCCACCCTCTCAATCGGTGGATAGTCCGCCCTCGCAATCGGCTCACCAATGCCACTGATCCCCAAGTCCTTCGCAATAATATCAGCAGCCTTCTCACCGACCAGCAACGCAGTGTTGTTAGTATTGGCCCCAACATTTCCAGGACAGATCGAAAGATCTGCGAGTTTCAATCCCTGTGTGCCATACACGTTCAGGTCGGCATCTACGACTCCGCCCTTTTCCTTGGGCGCCATGCGACATGTTCCGATTGAGTGCCACGTCGTGTTCACATGATCCCGCACGAACTTCTCGATGATCTTGTCATCCTCCGCCGAGTATTTGATCTCAGGCAAGTTATTCCGGTCTTCCTGAGATTTGAACGTCGCAACAGCGCCATCCTGGATCGCAGCCGCGGAGCTGGCGGGGAAGGGTGGGTGGCCCATTGCCAACTCTCCTCTGTAGGCGTCAGTGCGTCGGTACACCTCACGCTGCTTCTTGTAGGCCCAGATCTGCTTCTGAACATCGGCCTCGGCCTTGAAGAAGCCTGTGTTGAAGGATGCGGGATCCGCAACGGATTTGGACTTGATGTGGATGTCACCTCTTGAGTAAGGGTATGCGGTGTAGGCGCCCATGGTGCAGTACTGGGTTGTTGAGCCGTCCTCGTTTGCTGGAAGAAGCTTGTGGTCACCAAGGAAAGCAGAGACGACGCCGACAAGCATGACTGGACGAGTTGGGCGGTTCTTAAAGTCGGCGTCCCAATGCTCTTTGAATTGGGGACCCATGGCCTCGATCTCCTCGTCGGTGGGGCGGATCTTGGAGGAAATGTCGATGGCGTTCCAGCCCATGATTGGGTCTTTGTTTGCAACAGCTTCGCCGAAGTCTTTGCGGCCGCTGAGGAAGGAGTCCAGAGTATCCTCAGGCTTGAGTGAGGTCTTGTAAGGGTAGAGAATGAGGTGGTGGTCTTGGTAATTCTCGCCGACGTCTGGGATGTCCGAGACTACGGGAATGTCGAGCTTGGAGAGGATGTCCTTGTTACCGACGCCAGATCGCTCAAGAACAGACGGGGTACCCAAGGCTCCCGACGAGACGACTACAAGTCTCTTCGCCTTTACTGAGAGAGGCGCGCCGCTACCATCGATATACTCAACTCCAGTGGCCTTGTTGCCCTCAAAGAGTACACGCTGGACTTTGCTGTTAACCAGGAGGTGCAAGTTCGGGTACTGTCCAGATTGCATCAAGGGGTGGACGTATGTGTGTGCCGCGTCCTGGCGCTTTCCGTCGGGAGAAATGTACTTGGACCATTTCTGCAAGTACGTTAGCTGTCTGGCCTGAATATGACGAGATGCAACCTACGGAGAAAACGCCAACACCTCTCATGCCACGGAGGTCTTTGTTGAGGTCGTTAGCATCAGCAACGACCTCATGCCCAGTAGCTTCAGATGCCCTCAAAACATCCTCGGCCGCTTCGTGTCGGAAGTAAGAACCATTTGACACGTTGACGGGGCCTTCGTGTCCGTGCAGAGACTGATCGATCGACTCGTCTGTAAGGTGGTAGGTTTCGAGCTACATGGATGGATCAACATGGTCTCTCCAAGGTGCAGCGTGTGATCATACTCTCTTCAGTAAAGGTAGGAGATCCTTTGAGCTCCATCCCTTGGTCGCCCAGTCGTCAAAGTCCTCGCCCTGAGCACGAGTGTACATCCTGGACATATTAGCGGACGGTCTATGGGTACGACAACATGTCTCAAACATCGATTGTGCCATGAGCTACTCACATGAAGTTGATCGAGCTTCCTCCTCCAAGGATTCCACCACATGGAACAATAGCCTTGCGGCCATTCAATGCCTTCTCTTCATTCGCCTCGTAGAACAGCGCTGTCTTGGAGCCTGGAGCCAGGTGGACCAGGTACATCCCCGGGTTGACAACAGTCGGATCATTGTAGTTGTTCTTGCCTTGCTCTACAAGAAGGATCGAGAGGTTCGGGTCTGCTCTTGCGAGACGACCAGCTGCGACGCAAGCTGCTGTGCCACCGCTGCGAGATCGTTAGCCTGCGTAGTCAAGGACATGCTTGGTACCATGAAGCTTGCCCTGCGAAGATAACATCATATTCGCGACCTTCAACGTGAGTAGTCATCTTGATTTGCTGCTTGTAGCCTGATTACTGATTCTCGAGCAGGAGAGGAAAGACCCGAGAACCAGGATGTAGGTGTAGACGAACAGCCTTTATGTGTTGTAGATCGAGGGACTGCATAAAGACTGGATTGCAGGCATGCCATCTCTCGTTCCGGCAGGCCGTTCGGCAATAGCACAGCCTCTTGACCAGTCGGATCGTCTTCTGCATCAGAGGCCAGGCATATCACATGCCGGACCCTGATGGCCACTTATCGAAACAAGATATACTTTGTACGACCCCGCCTTTTGGCATATCAGAACGCGGGGTGCCACGGGACTGGCGCTCTAGGACTTCATTCGGCGAGGGCCTCGTGGCCTGGTCGGTCATGTTTCGGAGAACGGCATATTCTAGTCTGCTGTCTCTCTGCCTATCTGCCTGCCTGTTCGTTTGCATAGCTCTTGACACTCTCAACCGGACACGGACTTTTCGACCGCGATATATTCATCGTTCATGGGAAGCTTGGGAAGCCGGCTGGAGCGCCTGGTCCCTTGAAGCTATTGCCGCTCCCAATGTTGTTCTTATTTCCATTGTCATTGCCGTTGCCGTCGAAGTTCCCTAGCTGTAGTATCAGAACTGGAGGCCATGTCCGAGAATTTTTGAGATTTCTCCGTACTCACCATTGCCCTGTGCCTCACGTGGAGTGAACGTGTTACCGCTGCCGACGTTGTTGTTGCGGCCGTCGTTGAGGTCGTTGCCGTCTAGGTTGCCTGCCTCCTGTCAGTACGAGAGACCGTGGTCGGGAAGGACTCTACATACCGTTCAGCTGGGCATCACGAGGAGCATTGCCCTTGTTTCCTGAGCCGATGTTGTTACCTCCAAGGTTCCCTATAAGGTTGCCGTCGAGGTTCCCTGCGAATGTCAGCTGCTGTATGTGGTATACTTCTGGTCAAATCGAAAATTCTGGGACCGGGGGGGGGGGGGGTTCTCCTCTCCTCTCCCCATTCTAGGACACGTACCGTTGCCTTGGCGCTTGCCAAAGCTGTTTCCCGAGCCTACATTGTTGCCCACGAGGTTGTTCAGAAGGTTTCCATCGAGGTTTCCTAGGGGAGTCAGCGAAAGGCGAGGGACTGAGTGAACGGAAATCTTTACATACCATTGCCCTGAGCATCACGCAGAGAGAAAGTATTTCCGCTGCCGATATTGTTTCCATTGAGGTTGTTCAAAAGGTTCCCATTGCCTGCATGCGTCAGCTTCGAGGCCAGAATGAAAATTTGTATCAGCACACACCATTGCCGTTCAACTGGCGCTTTCCAAAATTGTTACCCGAGCCAATGTTGTTCATGCCGCCGTTGTTGAGGAGGTTGCCATCTCCTTGGAACTGTTAGCCACTGCTATATTGGAGCAGATTTGGGCGCTCGCGATCGCCGATGTTGAGGATTAGGGACGCATAACAGGATGACTGACCGTTGCCATTGAGCTGACGCCTTCCGAAGCTATTTCCCGGGCCAATATTGTTGTTATTCAAATTGTCGTTCAGGTTTCCATCCCCTGTGAATAGTCAGTGCTGCGTAAGCAAAACAGATCCCGTCTGGCCACGCAGTCCTAAGGTTCCAGCCGGGCGACCGCTTTCGATATCATGATGTGAAGCGATCACTATAGGCTGAGCCACGTCGTAGACCTCCGGCGATGACTCGCTGACGGACGATGAGGATAGCAGAGGATGGATCGAAGCGATACTCACCATTTCCATCTCCGAAGGCTGGTGCTCCTGGGAACTGGCGCTTTCCAAAGTTATTGTTCGAGCCGCCGTTGTTTCCATTGAGATTTCCAATGAGGTTCCCCTGCAACGACGTCAGCACGGTCTAAGCAAACAAACGGTCGCCATGTGTACGTCAAGGTTGCCATTCCCCTGAGCAGTTGGGAGGGCGACAACGGAGCCAATGATGGCAGCGGTGATGAGAGCGAAACGCATATTGATTCGAAGTAGACTGATGAAAGAGGCGATGGACTGTGTAAGTGAGTTTTGTGTTGAAGAGGCTGCTGGTCGATGTTGATGAAGGTCGTAAACAAGTACGAGGATGTAGGCTGAACTTATAGCTAGAGACCGACCTCAGCGCTGCCTTGGTGCCCATTGAAGTGGATGGCAGTATTTGCTGGGGTGATCTTGGTGTATGGAGAGCGTTAGGCTGTATAGCTCCAACGCAGTTAGCTCAATGGCGATCATTGTGTAGAATTGGCACGATTCTATGAGCTCACTGTTGGCGGCGGCATATCCCAGAGCGCTAGGTGTTGAGCCTAGGTTGGTCTGCACATACGGTGCTGCGTGTAGCCGCTACGTCGACGAGTGCAGTCGGTTACAGTTGAGGTCGCCGACCTCCATGCTCCTCAATCGCCTATAGCCTGCTTGAGAACACCAATACTGCGCTGGTCCTTCTGTACCACGACTTGCCGACAAGACCTTTCACGGAAAGTGCTGAGCCGTGCCGTCGATCAACAGCTTGCAGCCTTTCTGTCAACGGCCTCGATGTGAACAGACACATCGGACCACGCCGTAGGCTTCAATGGCGCGCAAACCCGCGTGGGGTACCCCTGGAGATGGTTCGATCTTGCGCTTGAAGGAGTTGAGCTCAGCGCCTTGCACACGTGTGACGAGCTCATGCCGCGGTCTGGAGCTGACTTTTCAACAGGTTCGTTGTACACCTGGTCTGGATGGACCTTCGAAAGTCAACTTAGCTCGTTTGGACTAAATGGCTGTCCGCCTATTGACCTTGGCAACGGCATCGTCATACCGTCAAGCCGTGTCGTCTGTCTATAGCGGCAAGGCCCGTCATGACAGCTACAAGCCAGGGCAAGCGTCATGGCAAGGCGTCCAAGCCTGCAGTCAAAGACGCATGGAGATCTTATCTAAGCCGCGATCCGAACTGTAGGTCATCCATGGGCGTGCAGACTTGATGCTCTACCCGAACTTGAGGCCTGATGGAGCACCGCATGGCATTGCTGCGGCCAAAAAGTGATGGACGAGACCTCGGTGATCAAGATAATGCATCGTAGTGCTGATCAGTGTGGTCGGTTCGGTGAGATCTTCCCGTCAGTGCTTGAAGGTTGCTGTTGTCTGGTGTGAAGCTTGATCCTCGGAACCTGCCGATCACGCGCTTCTGCAGTGTGCAAGAACACATTATTAGGAATCTCTCGAGCTTCACGTAATTCATACCTTCACTTGAGTTTGTGAAAGTAGCTCATTAGAGAATTGGGTTTATTC
Encoded here:
- a CDS encoding Alcohol oxidase, whose amino-acid sequence is MTTHVEGREYDVIFAGGGTAACVAAGRLARADPNLSILLVEQGKNNYNDPTVVNPGMYLVHLAPGSKTALFYEANEEKALNGRKAIVPCGGILGGGSSINFMMYTRAQGEDFDDWATKGWSSKDLLPLLKRLETYHLTDESIDQSLHGHEGPVNVSNGSYFRHEAAEDVLRASEATGHEVVADANDLNKDLRGMRGVGVFSKWSKYISPDGKRQDAAHTYVHPLMQSGQYPNLHLLVNSKVQRVLFEGNKATGVEYIDGSGAPLSVKAKRLVVVSSGALGTPSVLERSGVGNKDILSKLDIPVVSDIPDVGENYQDHHLILYPYKTSLKPEDTLDSFLSGRKDFGEAVANKDPIMGWNAIDISSKIRPTDEEIEAMGPQFKEHWDADFKNRPTRPVMLVGVVSAFLGDHKLLPANEDGSTTQYCTMGAYTAYPYSRGDIHIKSKSVADPASFNTGFFKAEADVQKQIWAYKKQREVYRRTDAYRGELAMGHPPFPASSAAAIQDGAVATFKSQEDRNNLPEIKYSAEDDKIIEKFVRDHVNTTWHSIGTCRMAPKEKGGVVDADLNVYGTQGLKLADLSICPGNVGANTNNTALLVGEKAADIIAKDLGISGIGEPIARADYPPIERVDSAGPK